A genomic region of Zalophus californianus isolate mZalCal1 chromosome 1, mZalCal1.pri.v2, whole genome shotgun sequence contains the following coding sequences:
- the SLC5A3 gene encoding sodium/myo-inositol cotransporter: MRAVLETADIAIVALYFILVMCIGFFAMWKSNRSTVSGYFLAGRSMTWVAIGASLFVSNIGSEHFIGLAGSGAASGFAVGAWEFNALLLLQLLGWVFIPIYIRSGVYTMPEYLSKRFGGHRIQVYFAALSLILYIFTKLSVDLYSGALFIQESLGWNLYVSVILLIGMTALLTVTGGLVAVIYTDTLQALLMIVGALTLMIISMMEIGGFEEVKRRYMLASPNVTSILLTYNLSNTNSCHVHPKKDALKMLRNPTDEDVPWPGFVLGQTPASVWYWCADQVIVQRVLAAKNIAHAKGSTLMAGFLKLLPMFIIVVPGMISRILFADDIACINPEHCMQVCGSRAGCSNIAYPRLVMKLVPVGLRGLMMAVMIAALMSDLDSIFNSASTIFTLDVYKLIRRSASSRELMIVGRIFVAFMVVISIAWVPIIVEMQGGQMYLYIQEVADYLTPPVAALFLLAIFWKRCNEQGAFYGGMAGFVLGAVRLTLAFAYRAPECDQPDNRPGFIKDIHYMYVATALFWVTGLITVIVSLLTPPPTKEQIRTTTFWSKKSLVVKESCSPKDEPYKMQEKSILRCSENSEAINHIIPNGKSEDSIKGLQPEDVNLLVTCREEGNPVASLGHSEAETPVDAYSNGQAALMGEKERKKETEDGGRYWKFIDWFCGFKSKSLSKRSLRDLMEEEAVCLQMLEEPPQVKLILNIGLFAVCSLGIFMFVYFSL; this comes from the coding sequence ATGAGGGCTGTACTGGAGACAGCAGACATTGCCATAGTGGCCCTGTATTTTATCCTGGTCATGTGCATTGGTTTTTTTGCCATGTGGAAATCTAATAGAAGCACCGTGAGTGGATACTTCCTGGCGGGGCGCTCTATGACCTGGGTAGCAATTGGTGCCTCTCTGTTTGTGAGCAATATTGGGAGTGAGCACTTCATTGGGCTGGCAGGATCTGGAGCTGCAAGTGGATTTGCAGTGGGCGCATGGGAATTCAATGCCTTACTGCTTTTGCAACTTCTGGGATGGGTTTTCATCCCGATTTACATCCGGTCAGGGGTATACACCATGCCTGAATACTTGTCCAAGCGATTTGGTGGCCATAGGATTCAGGTCTATTTCGCAGCCTTGTCTCTGATTCTCTATATCTTCACCAAGCTCTCAGTGGATCTGTATTCGGGTGCCCTCTTTATCCAGGAGTCTTTGGGTTGGAACCTCTATGTGTCTGTCATCCTGCTCATTGGCATGACTGCTTTGCTGACTGTCACCGGAGGCCTTGTTGCAGTGATCTACACAGACACTCTCCAGGCTCTGCTTATGATCGTTGGGGCACTCACACTTATGATTATTAGCATGATGGAGATTGGCGGGTTTGAGGAAGTTAAGAGAAGGTACATGTTGGCCTCACCCAATGTTACTTCCATCTTGTTGACATACAACCTTTCCAACACAAATTCTTGTCATGTCCACCCTAAGAAAGATGCACTGAAAATGTTGCGGAATCCAACAGATGAAGATGTTCCTTGGCCTGGATTCGTTCTTGGGCAGACCCCAGCTTCAGTATGGTACTGGTGTGCTGACCAAGTCATCGTGCAGAGAGTCTTAGCAGCTAAAAACATTGCTCATGCCAAAGGGTCTACTCTTATGGCTGGCTTCTTGAAGCTTCTGCCAATGTTTATCATAGTTGTCCCAGGAATGATTTCCAGAATACTGTTTGCTGATGATATAGCTTGCATCAACCCAGAGCACTGCATGCAAGTATGTGGAAGCAGAGCTGGGTGCTCTAATATTGCTTACCCACGCCTGGTGATGAAGCTGGTTCCCGTGGGCCTCCGTGGCTTAATGATGGCAGTGATGATTGCAGCTCTGATGAGCGACTTGGACTCTATCTTTAACAGTGCCAGTACCATATTCACCCTCGATGTGTACAAACTCATCCGCAGGAGCGCAAGCTCCAGGGAACTAATGATTGTGGGGAGGATATTTGTGGCTTTTATGGTGGTGATCAGCATTGCATGGGTGCCAATCATCGTGGAGATGCAAGGAGGCCAGATGTACCTTTACATTCAGGAGGTAGCAGATTACCTGACACCCCCAGTTGCGGCCCTGTTCCTTCTGGCAATTTTCTGGAAGCGCTGCAATGAGCAAGGGGCTTTCTATGGTGGAATGGCTGGCTTTGTTCTTGGAGCAGTCCGTTTGACACTGGCCTTTGCATACCGTGCCCCAGAATGTGACCAACCTGATAACAGGCCAGGCTTCATCAAAGACATCCATTACATGTATGTGGCCACAGCATTGTTTTGGGTCACAGGACTCATTACTGTAATTGTTAGCCTTCTCACACCACCTCCCACAAAGGAACAGATTCGTACCACCACCTTTTGGTCTAAGAAGAGCCTGGTGGTGAAGGAAAGCTGCTCCCCGAAAGATGAACCATACAAAATGCAAGAGAAGAGCATTCTGAGGTGCAGTGAGAACAGTGAGGCCATCAACCACATCATTCCCAATGGGAAATCTGAAGATAGTATCAAGGGCCTTCAGCCGGAAGATGTTAATCTCTTGGTGACCTGCAGAGAAGAGGGCAATCCGGTGGCTTCGTTAGGGCATTCAGAGGCAGAAACACCAGTAGATGCTTATTCCAATGGGCAAGCAGCTCTTAtgggtgagaaagagagaaagaaggaaacagaggatGGAGGCCGATACTGGAAGTTCATAGATTGGTTCTGTGGCTTTAAAAGTAAGAGCCTCAGCAAGAGGAGTCTCAGAGACCTGATGGAGGAGGAGGCTGTTTGTTTACAAATGTTGGAAGAGCCTCCACAAGTTAAACTAATATTAAATATCGGACTTTTTGCTGTGTGTTCACTTGGaattttcatgtttgtttatttctccttatgA